From one Gossypium hirsutum isolate 1008001.06 chromosome D08, Gossypium_hirsutum_v2.1, whole genome shotgun sequence genomic stretch:
- the LOC107915239 gene encoding uncharacterized protein isoform X2 codes for MPFPMKIQPIDFNTLEEAALPRSETVKPLVKSRFKRLFERPFPSVLRNSTTDKIGTVAADELPLSKECAGEFEPSSVCLAKMVQNFIEENNEKQQSCAVRCSRNRCNCFNRNCSDSSEDDMDSFFGDSNLNSPAEASEILKNLICPMSVSEKILLADTAKIVEKNKICKSKDDFCRKMVTDGLLTLGYDASICKSCWEKSPSCPAGEYEYIDVIIEGERLLIDTDFRSEFELARSTKTYKSILQMLPFIFVGKADRLQKIIVTVSEAVKQCLKKKGMHIPPWRKAEYIKAKWLSPYNRITPSPSPSPSPSPTPTSTSITGTLKAFELDPKAKEQCQPLFELNPEGKNSVDDADLGEPIFALSESSEEERNEKNVKKEERKPPQINPRSSQIGVKIVAGLASAVEDEQ; via the exons ATGCCTTTCCCAATGAAGATCCAGCCGATCGATTTCAACACGCTAGAAGAGGCAGCGCTGCCGCGGTCGGAAACAGTAAAGCCGTTGGTGAAATCGCGGTTCAAGCGGCTGTTTGAACGGCCGTTCCCTAGCGTTCTAAGAAATTCCACGACGGATAAGATCGGTACCGTCGCCGCCGATGAGCTCCCTTTAAGCAAGGAATGCGCCGGTGAGTTCGAGCCGAGCTCTGTTTGCTTGGCTAAGATGGTTCAGAATTTCATAGAAGAAAACAACGAGAAACAACAATCTTGTGCAGTTAGATGCAGCCGTAACCGCTGTAACTGCTTCAACCGTAACTGCAGCGACAGCTCCGAAGACGATATGGATAGTTTCTTTGGTGACTCCAATCTTAATTCTCCCGCTGAAGCATCTGAAATCCTAAAG AATTTGATTTGTCCTATGAGTGTGAGTGAAAAGATTTTATTGGCGGATACGGCGAAGATTGTGGAGAAGAACAAGATCTGTAAGAGTAAAGATGATTTTTGCAGGAAAATGGTCACTGATGGATTACTGACCCTTGGATATGATGCTTCTATCTGCAAATCTTGCTGGGAAAAATCTCCCTCTTGCCCCGCCG GGGAGTACGAATACATAGACGTGATAATTGAGGGGGAACGATTGTTGATCGACACCGATTTCAGATCAGAGTTCGAACTCGCCCGATCAACGAAGACTTACAAATCAATCCTCCAAATGCTTCCCTTCATCTTCGTTGGCAAAGCTGATCGTCTCCAGAAGATAATTGTTACTGTTTCCGAGGCGGTAAAGCAATGCCTGAAGAAGAAGGGAATGCATATTCCTCCATGGCGAAAGGCCGAGTATATCAAGGCCAAATGGCTTTCTCCTTATAATCGAATCACGCCTTCACCTTCACCTTCACCTTCACCTTCACCTACTCCAACATCAACATCTATAACCGGAACGCTCAAAGCATTTGAGCTTGATCCCAAAGCTAAAGAACAATGCCAACCTTTGTTTGAATTGAATCCTGAGGGTAAAAACTCCGTGGACGATGCTGATTTGGGGGAACCCATATTTGCTTTGTCGGAGAGTTCTGAAGAAGAACGGAATGAAAAAAAtgtgaagaaagaagaaaggaagCCACCTCAGATAAATCCCAGGAGCTCACAGATTGGGGTTAAGATCGTGGCTGGTTTGGCTTCAGCAGTTGAAGATGAACAATAA
- the LOC107915239 gene encoding uncharacterized protein isoform X1, producing the protein MPFPMKIQPIDFNTLEEAALPRSETVKPLVKSRFKRLFERPFPSVLRNSTTDKIGTVAADELPLSKECAGEFEPSSVCLAKMVQNFIEENNEKQQSCAVRCSRNRCNCFNRNCSDSSEDDMDSFFGDSNLNSPAEASEILKNLICPMSVSEKILLADTAKIVEKNKICKSKDDFCRKMVTDGLLTLGYDASICKSCWEKSPSCPAAGEYEYIDVIIEGERLLIDTDFRSEFELARSTKTYKSILQMLPFIFVGKADRLQKIIVTVSEAVKQCLKKKGMHIPPWRKAEYIKAKWLSPYNRITPSPSPSPSPSPTPTSTSITGTLKAFELDPKAKEQCQPLFELNPEGKNSVDDADLGEPIFALSESSEEERNEKNVKKEERKPPQINPRSSQIGVKIVAGLASAVEDEQ; encoded by the exons ATGCCTTTCCCAATGAAGATCCAGCCGATCGATTTCAACACGCTAGAAGAGGCAGCGCTGCCGCGGTCGGAAACAGTAAAGCCGTTGGTGAAATCGCGGTTCAAGCGGCTGTTTGAACGGCCGTTCCCTAGCGTTCTAAGAAATTCCACGACGGATAAGATCGGTACCGTCGCCGCCGATGAGCTCCCTTTAAGCAAGGAATGCGCCGGTGAGTTCGAGCCGAGCTCTGTTTGCTTGGCTAAGATGGTTCAGAATTTCATAGAAGAAAACAACGAGAAACAACAATCTTGTGCAGTTAGATGCAGCCGTAACCGCTGTAACTGCTTCAACCGTAACTGCAGCGACAGCTCCGAAGACGATATGGATAGTTTCTTTGGTGACTCCAATCTTAATTCTCCCGCTGAAGCATCTGAAATCCTAAAG AATTTGATTTGTCCTATGAGTGTGAGTGAAAAGATTTTATTGGCGGATACGGCGAAGATTGTGGAGAAGAACAAGATCTGTAAGAGTAAAGATGATTTTTGCAGGAAAATGGTCACTGATGGATTACTGACCCTTGGATATGATGCTTCTATCTGCAAATCTTGCTGGGAAAAATCTCCCTCTTGCCCCGCCG CAGGGGAGTACGAATACATAGACGTGATAATTGAGGGGGAACGATTGTTGATCGACACCGATTTCAGATCAGAGTTCGAACTCGCCCGATCAACGAAGACTTACAAATCAATCCTCCAAATGCTTCCCTTCATCTTCGTTGGCAAAGCTGATCGTCTCCAGAAGATAATTGTTACTGTTTCCGAGGCGGTAAAGCAATGCCTGAAGAAGAAGGGAATGCATATTCCTCCATGGCGAAAGGCCGAGTATATCAAGGCCAAATGGCTTTCTCCTTATAATCGAATCACGCCTTCACCTTCACCTTCACCTTCACCTTCACCTACTCCAACATCAACATCTATAACCGGAACGCTCAAAGCATTTGAGCTTGATCCCAAAGCTAAAGAACAATGCCAACCTTTGTTTGAATTGAATCCTGAGGGTAAAAACTCCGTGGACGATGCTGATTTGGGGGAACCCATATTTGCTTTGTCGGAGAGTTCTGAAGAAGAACGGAATGAAAAAAAtgtgaagaaagaagaaaggaagCCACCTCAGATAAATCCCAGGAGCTCACAGATTGGGGTTAAGATCGTGGCTGGTTTGGCTTCAGCAGTTGAAGATGAACAATAA